From the Thermodesulfovibrionales bacterium genome, the window ATAAAAGCCTCAATCTTCTTTTCATCACCTGTTATTTCTATGGTGTAAGTAGCCGGGCTTGAATCTACAACCCTTCCCCTAAATATCTCTGCAAGTCTTAAGACTTCTGCTTTGTCTTCTTGTTTTGGAGGAGCTACCTTGATAAGGATCATCTCCCTTTCGACATGGTCAAGCTCTGTAAGGTCAACAACCTTAATTACATCTATTAGTTTATTAAGCTGCTTTGTGATCTGTTCTATTATCTGATCATCACCACTGGTAACAATAGTCATAATAGAAACACTAGGATCAATGGTCTCACCAACTGACAGACTCTCAATGTTATAACCCCTTCCGCTGAAAAGACCAGCGATCCTCGAAAGCACACCAAATTTGTTTTCTACGAGTAATGAAATCGTATGTCTCATTTTACGGCCTTCAGTTTCTTATCTGCTTTTTTCTCTTCCCCAAAGATCATCTCATCTATAGAGGCTCCGGCAGGAACCATTGGAAATACCTTTTCCTTCCAGTCAACTATGAAGTCTATAAATACAGGCATCTTTATTCTGAACGCTTCTTTAAGTACAGGCTCAACCTCAGAGGGTTTTGTAGCCCTTAAGCCAACAGCTCCGTAGGCCTCCGCAACCTTCACAAAATCTGGTGCAACGTCAAGATAGGTGTGGGAATATCTTTCTCCAAAGAAAAGCTCCTGCCACTGTCTAACCATACCGAGATATCTGTTATTAAGAATGGCTACTTTTACAGGAAGTTTGTTCAATACAGCTGTAGCAAGTTCCTGAATATTCATCTGAATGCTACCGTCTCCTGCAATATCTATTACAAGCTTATTAGGATGAGCAAGTTGCGCACCTATTGCTGCTGGAAAGCCAAAGCCCATTGTGCCAAGGCCTCCAGAGGTTATAAAAGTCCTTGGCTTATCAAATTTATAAAACTGGGCAGCCCACATTTGGTTCTGACCAACCTCGGTTGTTATAATTGCATCTCCACCAGTCAGCTCATAAATCTTCTCAACAACATACTGGGGTTTTATTACTTCAG encodes:
- the ilvN gene encoding acetolactate synthase small subunit, translating into MRHTISLLVENKFGVLSRIAGLFSGRGYNIESLSVGETIDPSVSIMTIVTSGDDQIIEQITKQLNKLIDVIKVVDLTELDHVEREMILIKVAPPKQEDKAEVLRLAEIFRGRVVDSSPATYTIEITGDEKKIEAFIELMKPFRIKEFVRTGKIAIAREGVKKQVKRQEAEEL